CATTGATCCAAGCGATGCAAATGGAACGATTAAGCCTGTCACTTGACCTGGCCTAACCTTATCTCCTGAAAAGCTCGCGTTTTGAGGTTAGTCTGCTTCCAATAGACGGATACAGATAGTGAATCGGTCCAGTGACCCTGAGGAACAGGTAATCGGCATTTTAAAGAACATCAGGCGGGCATCGGCTGCCGAGCTATACCGCAAGTATGGCGTCAGCAATGAAACTCATTGCAAGTGGCGCTCGAAATACGGCGGCTTGGAGCAGTCTTGCGCCGCATAGTCGTCAGGTATCATTCCTCGCGTATGCTGCTCACGCTTGACGTCTACAAACTGTTTGAAATTCTGGTTGAGGTGTTCGGAGAGTGCTCAATCACGTTCGAGCCAATGAGTGACAGCGAGAAAAACGAGTCGGTGGAAAATGTCGATGGGATCGAGCTTGTCCGCAGGCGTTTCATGGTGTTGGAACTGTTACCGGAAAAAAGGTTTGTCAGACACGAGAACATAGAAAACAGGTGTTTGCATGAAGGGATGAAAGTAGGTGTTAGAGCTGACGGGAACTGACTCTATCTTTGTGACTGCAACAATGTGCAGGGCCGTCACCGAAAAATGACCGGCTCTGGTTGAACCCGTTTTCCCCGAAATTCCTTGCCTCATTCAGACGACCGTCAACGGAACATCCTGGTCGGGCCAGGCAGCAAATAGTTAGAACGGCGGCTCCACGAGATAGTTCTGATTGATGTCCTGAGAAAATGAAAACGCCCCGGAACTCAGACCGAAGTCATCCCTTAGCTTCTCGCAAAGGTTTCTGATCACGGATTCCAGATTTTCAACGCCGAGCGGAATGCTAAGTCCAACGCCAGGCTCGCGGTTTCCGCATGAATGCGCAAACTGAAAGAACAGCAGCGCAACATTTTGAGGCTTCATCAGGCCCTGGCAGCCGACAATTTTTTCAGTTGGACCGTCCGCATCCTCGCAAGACAGGGCCAGACCGTATTTTTCGGAAACATCCGCAATATCAAGGTCTATTGCAAAGTAGCATTCATATCGGAGACTGAAATCGACTTGATGTGCGGTGATTGATACCTGTGTCATTTCGCTACGGCTCGGGATCAGGATCGAGAAATCAAGGCTTGCAGGAAAGGCGCCTGCTTTTCAACGGCCTTCAAAGGTTTCTGGGGTAATTATACACTCTTGGAAGTGTCGCCTTGCCGCCAACAGCGCGAAATGGACATTAAGGAACTGGATTTATTGGTTCGAACCGGAAAACAGGGCTCGGTATTGGCGAAACTGTGAAACACTATCCGCAACCACTACAAAACTTGTGGTGATAAAACACGATCCAGTTTTTACTTCAGATGCCTTGCGTTGGCTGCTGACGCGCTGCGGCGCGGTGGACATCTTGTAAGGAGATTGAATTATTAAAACCAATTCACCCTTCTGGTGTTCAAGATTCAGATGAAGTCTACCGGCACACTTCTCCATCTTTCCCAAGAGCGGTTTTTTTCCTCTTGTTTGTCTTGTAACTAGACCAAGGCCAACCCTGCATATCCACAAGCGGTCGACAACTTAGACGTATACTTTTTTTGTCGAATGTGCGTCGCAGCGAACCGACCTGCCAAAGCGAATGATGAAGCCTTTGTTTGCAAAAAAATGCAGCCAGTTGGTCAATCGAAAACAGTGTTACTCGAACACATGTTTTTTGCCAGGCACTGCTTCCAGCCCTGAAGACACTAAAGGCCTGACATAAAAGCACGTAAAGCTGTATGTGAAATGTGAGCGTCCGGCGAACCCCACCTAACGCGGGTGGATAGGATTGTTTAGTGTCCGCTTATCTGTAACGGATTTAATCAGAATTACTAATAGTCATATCGAAATGGTCAGACACTTTGTCCCTTGAGGCTGTAAGAATAAACGCCATTCTTTTCGCCAATCTGGATAAAGAGGCCGGAATTCAAAATAGCTGTCGGCACACCGGCAGTCGTCGGGAACAACCACACCGCCAAAGTACCATCGGTTTTCAGAATTCTGCACATTTCAGGAAGAAGTTTGCTGAGCGGAAGTGTAGGGAAGGGCACGACACCAAACAGCAAAACCAAATCCGCACTTTTGTCTTCCAAACCCGTATTCAGGGCATCGCGTGTTAACACCTTAACATTTTTCAATCCGGCCTTCTTAACCTTGCCCTTAACTGTTTCAACAAAATCAGCCAATGGTTCTATTGCGATAAGTTGGCCACTCTCTCCAATCATCTCGGCGGCGTCGAGGGTAAAAAAACCAGGGCCACAACCAACTTCGACAACCGTTAGTCCCTCTGCAATGTCGGCTCCTGCAAGAATTTTTCTGGGATCCTGGAGCCAGCGTCGCAAACGACTCCCGATTGCAAGACCACCTAGGCCGGCAAGGAAGTTTATTATCCGTAATTGTCCGAGCTTTAAAGTGTCCATCTTCTCTCTTTTAAAATACCGATGATCTGTTCTTCAGAGAACCTGGGTCTCTTCATCGTCTGTATCCTTCTGTTGGAAACAGACTAACCTCAAAACGAGGAACTTACAGGGGTGCAGGTCACCGCCTACACTGGTCGCTGTCACCAAGCCACGCGCCTGACCAGAAAAACGGTGAAAACTGCCCCGCTGGACACCCGCGGAAACCTTCAGCTTATGCTCTGGGCGTTCGATTTGTGAGAGAATGAGGCGGAAGGTGATAACAATTCTGCGTTGCTAACGAACACCTGATCCGGACAAAGGAGAAGGCAAATTTGGATGGTCACTTCAACAGGCGCCTTGTGACTATAGATTGGCCAGGGCAGTGTTTCTCATTTGCGGTGCATTTCGATAGTAGGCCCGGACGCCCTTGATGCTGTAGTCGGGATCGGGCTTTTGGAGCTCTGCTTCTATCTCAGCAGCGCGTTCGTGTTGACCCAACTCGGAATAGAGCAGTCCCATCATCCGCATTGGCGCGACAAATCCTGGCATCGCGCGCCGCAACTCTTCACCGACCCGCAAGGCTTCTGAAAACCTGCCGGCGCAGGCTGCCGTGCGCATGGCCACGTATCCGATCGATGAGCGTGTCATGCCGTTTGTGGTCAGGGCATACGCCCGCTTGCCAAGGAGGTACCCTTTTTCAAGATTGCCGATGTGACTGTTGACCATCCCGAGATAGGAAATGCCGAGAGGGTTCGATGGATTGAGCTTGTTGCTTCGTTCGGCCAGCTCCAGCGCTTCGCCAATTGAAACCGCCCAGATCGAGCGCAGAAACGCGGCGACGGCCAGAACATGCGAATTCGCGTTGTCGATCTCCAGGGCCTGAACAATGAACCTTTCCATTTCCTCAGGGGAGGTGGACATGTTCTTGTTCTGCATTTCGCCCAACATGAAAGTACGTAAATAGCCACGCCAGGACAGGTATGCCCCGCGCGGATCTATTTCATGAGCGCGAGCGATCAGGCGGTCAGCCTTGTCTATTGAAGTTACAGAATAGTCGGTCAGAGATTTCAGTGCTCTGACACATAGGGCCGACGAGATTTCCGCGTCGGGCAGGCGGGTTTCCAGATTTGCGATCTCGTCAAATGCGCGGTGGACCGCTTCGTTGATGAGATCAATGACATCGAAACTCTGCAGATTGGTGGTCTCGGCAGGGCCGAGATTGCGAAACGCGTCTGAAAAAACGGCGCCGTCAGACTCGCGGGTAAAGCTTGCGCCAATGCTGACAGTCTCTCCCTGATGACTTCCATAGGTCTGAAGTCGAAAGGCCGCAACGCTTTCCCAGCTTTGCAGCTGGTTCATCACATCAGCATCGATCAGTTTGACTGCACCGCTGTCATCGATGCTTTTGCAGATCAAGGTTTGCAGGACCGAATTATAGATCTTTGATTTCACCCCGTCAGCAACGCCATTGCTACGTATCAAGCAGGGCTGCAAGGTTTTTGGCATTTGCGAAACAGGTGCCGCCCGATTACCCGGGTTACATTCTTCAAACCTTGTTTCCAGCCAGGTTCTCCGGTCACGGATCCAATGCTCATACTCAGCATCGCGAATATCCAGATCCGCCAATAGTTCTGGCAATTCATCATTTTCTGCGAGCAATGCAGCAAGGTAGTCGCCATCACCTGCGTCTACCCAAACTCGATCTGGCGCCAAGGCAAGGTTGCTTCCAGACGCCAGCAACACATCTCTATCGGCCCCGAGAGCCTTGCGCACTTCGTGGACACATTGTCGAAGACTTGCGTCAGCCTGTTCCGGGCCGCGATCACTCCACAGATGGTCCTTGATCCAGGTCCGGGGCCGGGTATGGTCTCGGGCCAGGGCGAGAAACGCCAATATCGCCCGAGCCTTACGACTTTTTAGAACTATGAATTCACCTGTAGGTCGCTCAAATCGAAACAGACCAACCAGATGAAGTCGATAGCGATCACCAGTCATTTTATACTCACAATCAGATGTGGAGCAAAATTCTAATAGCCAGTGTTTGTTTTTTACAACTGTTATTTCTACGTTATTTCTGCGTAAATTTTTAAGTATGAAGGTTTGTTCAGTTGACAAGCCTGTGAATTAAAACGGATTTTATACTTGCTTTGACAGTAGGGGGACAGGCACATGGCATCCGGAAGTACTGCATTTTTTTCGTCTATCCAGGCGATCGACCACGGCGATCATGGTGATCACAGCTTGCATGGAGACTTCATAGCGTCTTCAGGCGTGCCTTCGATCGCAGCACCATCACTCATCATGAGCCATGCGGTTCTGTCAGGTCCATGGAAATGGGACCCAAGTACTTTCCCCGCGCAGTTGGACTTTAATGACTCGCGCAACATCCTGAACTGGTCGCCGGATGTACGCACAATGATTGCGCAACAGGAAATTGCATCGCACATACTGGTGAAACCGAAGACAACAGGGTCTGAAACGAACGGTGACAGCTGTGATGCAGAAACAGACAGGCATATCGCCGAAATTTGCCTTCGAACCGGCAATTCCGACGATAATCTGATTGCGAGCATTGACCGGCCGCCAATGAGCCTGTTTGCCGAACAGCTTCACTTTGTCGAGTACTACGCAGACCAGAGACTTGAACGGGTTGCGGAAATTACGCTGCAAATCACCGATGTCATGTCGAATTTTGCGGCGATCGTTCCACTTCGACCCGAACGGCGGCGCTGGACACTGGAGTTTATCCGTATCTGTCTGCGTGCTGTTTCCCTTGTTGAAATGCAGACAAAACATCTCCTGGCATGCCGGCGGCCGGATGAATTCTGGCCGCAGGTTCAGCCGATGATTCAAATGCCCAGCCACAGCTCCTATCCTTCGGGCCATGGAACCGAAGCGTTCCTGATCGCGACATTGCTTCGACATTTTGCCAAGGCATCTGTTTTTGCAGGTGCGACCGGCTGGTTTGAAGAGGTTGAAAAGCAATTGCGCGCACAAGCCTGCCGCATAGCTCAAAACCGGGTGGTAGCAGGTGTTCATTTCCCGATAGACAATGCGGCCGGCTCCATTCTGGGCGTTTCTGTCGCCAATTTCATCCTCAAACTAGCTGGTGCAGACGGCACTGAATTGTTCGGTCGACGCTTCGATAGCGTCTCCTTCGGACAAGAAAACGATTTCACCCAGGAAGCGGCAAGGGGCATACACAAAAAGGAATCGCTCAGGAACCCAGATGAGCGCGTGTTTTCGGAAGTGATCGAGCTGTTCGATTGCTCGTTGGAAAACAGCGCCATCGGCGCGATCTACCAAGAAGCGCTGAAGGAATGGGGCGACCCGCAAGTTTCCGCAGCAACCGAGACAAAGTGAGGTTGCGATGACACTTTCCTGGAAAAACATCGTGTTCATGGACGGCAATCATTCCGGGCCAGTTGGTTTGGTTACGGATTATGATTTTCCAATGTCGTCCTACACCGATTGGTGGCTTCGCAGCCTGGAAGAAAGTCTGACGGGAGGTCAGTTCACGTTTCAAACGCGGCAAAAGGTCAGCCTGCTGGGTACAGAAAACGACGGCCCCGACGCTACGCTTGAAGCGGCACTGTCAGGTGGCAGGGGGCGACCTGCCAAAGGCAAGGTTCTGCGATTATACAGTGCGCATCCTTTTGAATATGGGCCTGTCTTGGGGGCAATCCGTAAGCAGAATGAACCGTTTATTGACGACAGAAGCGCGCGAGAGCTGCAGCCGGGATCGGTCCTGATGGGCATCATTGATGACGGGATCGCGCTGGCAAATTCACAGTTCCTGAAGCACCAGGACAACTCAGAGAAGCTTGTCTCGCGCGCGGAATATTTCTGGAACCAGGATGCCGAGCTCGAGGGTCCTGAGACAAGCAGATCCTACCAGGTTCCCTTTGGTCGCGACTGGGACTCGGCCGAGCTGGAAAGGGTGTTTGACAATGCAAGATGCCATTCGACTGATTTTCCCG
This genomic interval from Labrenzia sp. VG12 contains the following:
- a CDS encoding class I SAM-dependent methyltransferase; protein product: MDTLKLGQLRIINFLAGLGGLAIGSRLRRWLQDPRKILAGADIAEGLTVVEVGCGPGFFTLDAAEMIGESGQLIAIEPLADFVETVKGKVKKAGLKNVKVLTRDALNTGLEDKSADLVLLFGVVPFPTLPLSKLLPEMCRILKTDGTLAVWLFPTTAGVPTAILNSGLFIQIGEKNGVYSYSLKGQSV
- a CDS encoding phosphatase PAP2 family protein; amino-acid sequence: MASGSTAFFSSIQAIDHGDHGDHSLHGDFIASSGVPSIAAPSLIMSHAVLSGPWKWDPSTFPAQLDFNDSRNILNWSPDVRTMIAQQEIASHILVKPKTTGSETNGDSCDAETDRHIAEICLRTGNSDDNLIASIDRPPMSLFAEQLHFVEYYADQRLERVAEITLQITDVMSNFAAIVPLRPERRRWTLEFIRICLRAVSLVEMQTKHLLACRRPDEFWPQVQPMIQMPSHSSYPSGHGTEAFLIATLLRHFAKASVFAGATGWFEEVEKQLRAQACRIAQNRVVAGVHFPIDNAAGSILGVSVANFILKLAGADGTELFGRRFDSVSFGQENDFTQEAARGIHKKESLRNPDERVFSEVIELFDCSLENSAIGAIYQEALKEWGDPQVSAATETK